The Dyella caseinilytica genome has a window encoding:
- a CDS encoding DoxX family protein → MKTSFLARLTISPLPLPREWYALPLRLMLGLGFMEHGYAKLVRGPDAFIAILHAIGVPFADLLGWATIVIEIVGGLLILLGAFVPVATLPMIVVLLVAIFTVHLPNGFSSIKLMSYDASGAHFGQPGYETDLLYAAGLIALCIGGAGPLALDTYWVSRRRQK, encoded by the coding sequence ATGAAGACATCATTCCTCGCCAGGCTTACCATCTCGCCACTACCGTTGCCACGCGAATGGTATGCCCTCCCATTACGGTTAATGCTTGGCCTGGGTTTCATGGAACACGGATACGCAAAACTCGTTCGTGGCCCGGATGCATTCATCGCGATTTTGCATGCGATAGGAGTCCCCTTCGCGGATCTGCTTGGATGGGCCACGATCGTGATTGAGATCGTGGGTGGCCTGCTGATTTTGTTGGGCGCTTTCGTTCCCGTTGCAACACTACCGATGATCGTCGTGCTGTTGGTTGCTATTTTCACAGTGCATCTACCGAACGGATTCAGTTCGATCAAGCTGATGTCCTATGACGCATCGGGGGCGCATTTTGGCCAGCCTGGTTACGAGACTGATTTGCTCTATGCAGCAGGTCTGATTGCTCTATGTATCGGTGGCGCTGGCCCATTGGCCTTAGATACCTATTGGGTTTCTCGACGCCGACAAAAATGA
- a CDS encoding NADPH-dependent F420 reductase, with protein MTSRRKTCECLALRKTLITPESFRATHVNTDRNNNMSYAIVGFGAVGQALARMFARKGIEVAVASRHPPEALAPQANAIGPTVIPKTLNDALEADIVMLAVLYEQHREVAKAQASWKGKIVIDVMNTLDDLGGVPSSSVVAQALPGAQLVKAFNHLPARVLAEDPAINGGRRVVFLSGDDESATATVAALVEKLGYAPVNLGKIAEGGQLVQARNGIWGPLVFQDLFKKGQ; from the coding sequence CTGACATCGCGCCGAAAAACGTGTGAGTGCCTGGCACTCCGAAAGACGCTGATCACGCCTGAATCATTCCGGGCAACCCACGTCAACACCGATCGGAACAACAACATGAGTTACGCAATTGTAGGTTTCGGCGCGGTCGGCCAGGCGCTGGCCCGCATGTTCGCCCGCAAGGGCATCGAAGTGGCTGTAGCAAGCAGGCATCCGCCTGAAGCGCTTGCGCCACAGGCAAACGCGATCGGGCCGACAGTCATTCCCAAGACCTTGAACGACGCGCTCGAGGCCGACATCGTGATGCTGGCTGTCCTGTACGAGCAGCACCGAGAGGTCGCGAAGGCACAGGCAAGCTGGAAGGGCAAGATCGTGATCGATGTAATGAACACGCTCGACGATCTGGGCGGCGTTCCTTCCTCTTCGGTAGTAGCCCAGGCCCTACCCGGCGCTCAATTGGTCAAGGCGTTTAACCATCTGCCTGCCCGCGTTCTCGCGGAAGATCCGGCCATCAACGGCGGACGACGCGTCGTATTCCTGTCGGGCGACGATGAAAGCGCGACGGCAACAGTCGCCGCTCTGGTCGAGAAACTCGGCTATGCGCCAGTTAATCTCGGCAAGATCGCGGAAGGCGGTCAGCTCGTGCAGGCGCGGAACGGGATCTGGGGACCCTTGGTCTTCCAGGACCTGTTCAAGAAGGGGCAGTGA
- a CDS encoding SDR family NAD(P)-dependent oxidoreductase, with amino-acid sequence MGKLEGKVAVITGGSSGMALASAKRFVEEGAYVFITGRRQEALDEAVKLIGRNVTGVRGDAANLDDLDRLFDTVKREKGKIDVLYASAGIGESVPLGEITEQHFDAAFGLNTRGTLFTVQKALPLFNDGGSIFMTGSVASVKGFPGYGVYAASKAALRSFARTWLNELKGRNIRVNVLSPGPIATPMQDQVLTEEAKQMFESLIPRGKMGRPEEIAAAAVFLASDDSSFVNGVDLSVDGGFSAI; translated from the coding sequence ATGGGAAAGCTTGAAGGTAAGGTTGCAGTCATCACGGGCGGATCCAGCGGCATGGCCCTGGCGAGCGCCAAGCGGTTCGTCGAAGAAGGGGCCTACGTTTTCATCACGGGGCGGAGACAGGAAGCGCTCGATGAGGCCGTCAAGCTGATCGGCCGGAACGTGACCGGCGTGCGCGGCGACGCGGCCAATCTCGACGACCTCGACCGCCTGTTCGATACGGTCAAGCGGGAAAAGGGCAAGATCGACGTCCTTTACGCGAGCGCCGGCATAGGCGAATCCGTCCCACTAGGCGAGATTACCGAGCAGCATTTTGATGCGGCCTTCGGCCTCAATACGCGCGGCACGCTGTTTACGGTGCAGAAGGCGTTGCCGCTGTTCAACGATGGCGGATCGATCTTCATGACCGGGTCGGTTGCTTCGGTGAAAGGCTTTCCTGGTTACGGCGTGTATGCGGCGAGCAAGGCGGCGTTGCGCTCGTTCGCACGCACGTGGCTCAACGAACTGAAGGGCAGGAATATCCGGGTGAACGTGCTGAGCCCGGGGCCGATCGCTACACCGATGCAGGACCAAGTTCTCACCGAGGAGGCGAAGCAAATGTTCGAATCCTTGATCCCGCGGGGAAAGATGGGGCGTCCTGAGGAAATTGCGGCGGCCGCGGTGTTTCTTGCTTCAGACGATTCGAGCTTCGTGAATGGCGTGGACTTGTCTGTCGACGGTGGCTTCTCAGCCATCTGA
- a CDS encoding TetR/AcrR family transcriptional regulator: MTFSPFVASDSVSVSIGTRALYLVDHRSRSQLEASGSLIQIYGSVIRLSRQPMRADARKNYSHLLAVARDAVTEHGIDASMRDIARRADVGLATLLRHFPTRQALFEALLCTNLDALAQKADELETSKPPGEALVSWFREGVAFVHSYRGVAELMASAHADPNSALYVSCATVHAVGARLLLRAQAEGTARADMNGDDLFALMSALGWLDGQPAFAPRADHLFHLIASAILTNPASNDVKQAAC; this comes from the coding sequence ATGACTTTTTCACCTTTCGTCGCGTCGGACAGCGTCTCTGTTTCCATCGGGACAAGGGCGCTGTATCTTGTGGATCACCGATCCAGATCCCAATTAGAGGCATCCGGATCACTGATCCAAATATATGGATCGGTGATCCGTTTGTCAAGGCAACCCATGCGAGCCGACGCCAGAAAAAATTACAGTCATCTACTTGCAGTCGCGCGTGACGCCGTCACGGAGCACGGCATCGATGCGTCCATGCGAGATATCGCCCGCCGGGCCGATGTTGGATTGGCCACACTGCTTCGTCATTTCCCGACGCGACAAGCTTTGTTCGAAGCGCTGCTGTGTACGAATCTGGATGCATTGGCGCAGAAGGCAGACGAACTCGAAACGTCGAAGCCACCTGGCGAAGCACTCGTGTCCTGGTTTCGCGAAGGGGTGGCATTCGTCCATAGCTATCGCGGCGTTGCCGAGTTGATGGCGAGCGCCCACGCGGATCCGAACTCCGCGCTTTACGTCTCATGCGCAACGGTGCACGCAGTGGGCGCGCGACTACTGCTCCGTGCTCAGGCCGAGGGGACGGCGCGCGCCGATATGAATGGGGACGACCTGTTCGCACTGATGTCGGCGCTCGGCTGGCTCGATGGCCAACCCGCATTCGCGCCGCGGGCCGATCATCTGTTTCACCTTATCGCGAGCGCCATCCTGACAAACCCGGCGAGCAACGATGTCAAGCAGGCAGCGTGTTGA
- a CDS encoding RNA polymerase sigma factor, protein MTNRPTREQDSEITTIVARDQARLRAFIRSRVINQDEAEDILHDVFYELVQAYRLLDPIEQVSAWLFRVARNRIIDRFRKKKEEPLADLTSDQEDELQLDIALPAPDASPQAAYVRTVLLQQLQDALDELPASQREVFIAHELEGRSFKELASESGVGINTLLARKRYAVLHLRARLQPIYDQFDI, encoded by the coding sequence ATGACCAACCGCCCGACGCGCGAACAAGATAGCGAAATTACGACGATCGTCGCACGCGACCAGGCGAGGCTTCGCGCTTTTATCCGAAGCCGGGTGATCAACCAGGACGAGGCGGAAGACATTCTGCATGATGTTTTCTATGAACTCGTCCAGGCCTACCGCTTGCTCGACCCGATCGAACAGGTGAGCGCGTGGCTTTTTCGGGTGGCACGAAATCGGATCATCGATCGCTTTCGCAAAAAGAAGGAAGAGCCACTGGCGGATCTGACGTCCGACCAAGAGGACGAACTTCAACTGGATATCGCGCTACCTGCACCGGACGCAAGCCCTCAAGCCGCCTACGTCAGAACAGTTCTGTTGCAACAGCTTCAGGATGCACTTGATGAATTACCTGCGAGTCAACGTGAGGTCTTTATAGCCCATGAGCTCGAAGGTCGAAGCTTCAAGGAGCTAGCGTCCGAAAGCGGCGTTGGCATCAACACCTTACTGGCCCGTAAGCGTTACGCGGTGTTGCATCTGCGCGCTCGATTGCAGCCGATTTACGATCAATTCGATATCTAA
- a CDS encoding 4Fe-4S dicluster domain-containing protein yields the protein MNQRSVVTCKQAPGVIRPKVDLTKCEGKADCVAVCPESVFEIRKIDAKDYAQLGLLHKFKQRVHGMKVAYTPRADACLACGLCVTACPERAITLVSTR from the coding sequence ATGAACCAGCGCTCCGTTGTGACCTGCAAGCAGGCACCTGGTGTGATTCGGCCCAAGGTTGATCTGACTAAGTGCGAAGGGAAGGCCGATTGCGTGGCCGTGTGTCCCGAGAGCGTATTTGAGATTCGGAAAATCGACGCGAAAGACTATGCCCAGTTGGGATTGCTACATAAATTCAAGCAGCGCGTCCACGGCATGAAGGTGGCATATACGCCTCGGGCCGATGCGTGCCTCGCTTGTGGCTTGTGCGTGACGGCATGCCCTGAGCGAGCCATCACGCTGGTTAGCACGCGGTGA
- a CDS encoding two-component system sensor histidine kinase NtrB, with translation MSDWQIRGWAEQMSTGLAVVDGQLRVEWINPALAELLGLGLRHAQGQPLASLLRDAGVVEQAGRSLAEQRSVQCRGVALPDTQSGGLRVDVALQPLDAGRLLVEVHVLAESASALSPLSATLRGFAHEVKNPLAGLRGAAQLLHRRLDDADMQALAGMVIAEADRLTALANRLLHHDGAPRLGPVNLHQLLERLSDLILAEPSPPRVRHDYDPSLPDVNGDADRLQQVMLNLARNAVEAGARTLTLRSRVEHGVRLGERMFRSALRLDVIDDGPGVPAALRDTLFEPLVSGRADGTGLGLALSREIAHEHDGELRYVSRPGETVFSLYLPLPPRVGVAASSSGRSDG, from the coding sequence ATGAGCGATTGGCAGATTCGAGGCTGGGCGGAGCAGATGTCGACCGGGTTGGCGGTGGTCGATGGGCAGTTGCGGGTGGAGTGGATCAATCCGGCTTTGGCGGAATTGCTGGGGTTGGGCTTGCGGCATGCGCAGGGGCAGCCGCTCGCAAGCTTGCTGCGTGATGCGGGGGTGGTGGAGCAGGCGGGGCGGAGTCTGGCGGAGCAGCGTTCGGTGCAGTGCCGTGGTGTGGCGTTGCCGGATACGCAAAGTGGCGGATTGCGGGTGGATGTGGCCCTGCAGCCATTGGATGCAGGGCGTCTGTTGGTGGAAGTGCATGTGCTGGCGGAATCGGCGTCGGCGTTGTCGCCACTGTCGGCCACGCTGCGTGGCTTCGCGCATGAGGTGAAGAATCCGCTGGCCGGATTGCGTGGCGCGGCGCAGCTGCTGCACCGTCGTCTGGACGATGCGGATATGCAGGCGCTGGCCGGGATGGTGATTGCGGAAGCCGATCGGCTGACGGCGTTGGCCAATCGTCTGTTGCATCACGATGGCGCGCCGCGTCTGGGGCCGGTGAATCTGCATCAGTTGTTGGAGCGTCTAAGCGATCTGATTCTGGCGGAACCTTCACCGCCGCGTGTGCGTCACGACTACGATCCGAGCTTGCCGGATGTGAACGGCGATGCCGATCGCTTGCAGCAGGTGATGCTCAATCTCGCGCGCAACGCGGTTGAGGCCGGTGCGCGGACGCTGACGTTGCGCAGTCGCGTTGAGCACGGCGTGCGTCTGGGTGAGCGGATGTTCCGTAGCGCGCTACGGCTGGATGTGATTGACGACGGCCCGGGCGTACCTGCGGCCTTGCGCGACACGTTGTTCGAGCCATTGGTGTCCGGTCGTGCAGATGGCACGGGACTGGGCCTGGCCTTGTCGCGCGAGATCGCCCATGAACATGACGGCGAGTTGCGCTATGTCAGCCGGCCGGGTGAAACCGTGTTCTCGCTTTATCTCCCCTTGCCGCCGCGCGTGGGTGTTGCCGCATCATCTTCGGGGCGTTCCGATGGCTAA
- the ntrC gene encoding nitrogen regulation protein NR(I): MAKHADTSGIWIVDDDRGVRFVLAEALRDAGLAVREFGDTASVRAALRESVPALLVTDVRMPGEGGLALLDELRERNIGPVIVMSAYTDVATTAAAYRAGAVDYLAKPFDLDQALAAVQRALADAPHADTLPESSAPVPHALLGESAPMREVFRLIGRVAASDLNVLITGETGTGKELVARALHDESARRGKPFVALNTAAIPSELLESELFGHEAGAFTGATRRVSGRFEQAEGGTLFLDEIGDMPLILQTRLLRVLAGGEFYRVGGRELIRCNVRIIAATHQDLDARVTAGQFRADLKHRLDVVRIDLPPLRQRRSDIPLLAQHFLASAVQELKLPPKRFSKAALKAIAQHDFPGNVRELENLCRRLAVIASGAEILPADLGKSTDAPRGDWTDALRDWAERALEHGEADIHTRAREALDRVLLEAALAANGGHRQHAAAALGVGRNTLTRKLGASRARRK, from the coding sequence ATGGCTAAGCACGCAGATACTTCCGGCATCTGGATTGTCGATGACGACCGCGGCGTACGCTTTGTGCTCGCCGAAGCGCTGCGCGATGCTGGTCTGGCCGTGCGCGAGTTTGGCGATACGGCCAGTGTGCGTGCTGCGTTGCGCGAGTCAGTGCCCGCGTTGCTAGTGACAGACGTGCGCATGCCAGGCGAAGGTGGTTTGGCGTTACTGGACGAATTGCGTGAGCGAAATATCGGTCCAGTGATCGTGATGAGTGCTTATACGGATGTCGCGACCACCGCGGCAGCGTATCGAGCGGGCGCAGTGGATTACCTGGCCAAGCCATTCGATTTGGATCAGGCGCTGGCTGCGGTGCAAAGAGCGCTGGCCGATGCGCCGCATGCCGACACCTTGCCAGAGTCCTCCGCGCCCGTGCCGCACGCACTGCTTGGCGAAAGCGCACCGATGCGCGAGGTATTTCGTCTGATTGGGCGCGTTGCCGCCAGTGATCTTAATGTCTTGATCACGGGTGAAACCGGCACTGGCAAAGAGTTGGTGGCGCGCGCGTTGCACGACGAAAGCGCACGCCGCGGCAAGCCCTTCGTAGCCCTGAATACGGCGGCGATTCCCAGCGAATTGCTGGAAAGCGAATTGTTCGGTCATGAGGCCGGTGCGTTCACCGGCGCGACACGCCGTGTGTCCGGGCGCTTCGAGCAGGCCGAGGGTGGCACACTGTTTCTGGATGAAATCGGCGACATGCCGCTGATCCTGCAGACACGTCTGCTGCGTGTGTTGGCGGGTGGCGAGTTCTATCGTGTGGGTGGTCGCGAGTTGATTCGCTGCAACGTGCGCATTATCGCGGCCACGCATCAGGATCTCGATGCGCGTGTCACGGCAGGACAATTTCGCGCTGACTTGAAGCACCGTCTCGATGTGGTGCGCATTGATTTGCCACCGCTGCGTCAGCGCCGCAGCGATATTCCCCTGCTGGCGCAACATTTCCTGGCGAGCGCCGTCCAGGAATTGAAGCTGCCGCCGAAGCGTTTCTCCAAGGCGGCATTGAAAGCTATAGCGCAGCACGATTTTCCGGGCAATGTGCGCGAGCTGGAGAATCTGTGCCGGCGTCTGGCGGTGATCGCTTCAGGCGCGGAAATTCTGCCTGCCGATCTGGGCAAATCCACCGACGCGCCGCGTGGCGATTGGACCGATGCCTTGCGTGATTGGGCAGAACGCGCGCTTGAGCATGGTGAGGCGGATATCCATACACGCGCTCGCGAAGCACTCGATCGCGTGCTGCTGGAAGCTGCGTTGGCTGCCAACGGTGGTCATCGCCAGCACGCGGCGGCGGCGTTGGGAGTGGGACGCAATACCTTGACGCGCAAGCTGGGTGCGTCGCGGGCGCGGCGCAAGTAA
- a CDS encoding GNAT family N-acetyltransferase, producing the protein MSITIRLAERADVAAVAEWNAAMAWETEHKRLDPDVLTRGVSAVFDEPRRGFYLVAEHEGRAAGCLLVTYEWSDWRNGDLWWIQSVYVTPDARRSGVFRAMYADVTQRAKANGAVGLRLYVETENARAQRTYHELGMEQCHYFMYEQML; encoded by the coding sequence GTGTCGATAACGATTCGCCTTGCCGAACGCGCTGATGTCGCAGCCGTGGCCGAATGGAATGCCGCCATGGCCTGGGAGACGGAGCACAAGAGACTGGATCCGGATGTGCTGACGCGCGGCGTATCGGCGGTCTTCGACGAGCCGCGACGCGGGTTTTACCTCGTCGCTGAGCACGAAGGCCGTGCGGCTGGCTGCTTGTTGGTGACCTATGAATGGAGCGATTGGCGAAACGGTGATTTGTGGTGGATCCAGAGTGTCTATGTGACGCCGGACGCGCGCCGGAGTGGTGTGTTTCGCGCGATGTATGCAGATGTGACGCAGCGTGCCAAAGCGAACGGTGCGGTGGGCTTGCGGCTTTATGTGGAGACGGAGAATGCGCGAGCCCAGCGCACGTACCATGAACTTGGCATGGAGCAGTGCCACTATTTTATGTATGAGCAGATGCTTTGA
- a CDS encoding sensor domain-containing protein, whose translation MPKVTHPIDGDLPPPLPGPSLLAHVLQSVPALICYIDRDERFVFANEAHRRWFDIDPQEITGRPLSEVMDPESYLRIRAPLLQALGGRDASYEGEMFSAPRRRYVHGSFTPDLDEYGRQRGVLTVFTDITERHALEEQLRESEQRFSQAFHHAAVGMALILPSGRYQQVNAALCDMLGYSDSEMRALTWRDITHPDDLPLSEALASQLNIGKRDAFQTEKRYIHRDGHIVHVLLSVAQVRSDTGAMNYAVSQVQDITKRKQYEEALFRERQLAEVTLNSIGDAVITTDISLNITSLNPIAEAMTGWSTADAKGSPLDDVFRLRDINNRQPLDNPLRQAMRRNAIVDFSGRAILLHRNGFETPIENSAALIHDHAGNVTGGVLVCHDISENRTLALKMIQLAQHDTLTGLPNRSLLYARIEQATAMATQRHRQCALLYLDLDHFRRINDTLGHGVGDQVLQAVAQQIRSTLRDSEDIAFRYTGDEFVVLLPRVDDADEAAGYAQRLLDACSQTHVPHLPPLDIRASIGISLFPRDATEPDTLVRTADAAMYEVKTQGRHGYCFYAPEMSQRSVASQRIENVLRHALVHGELSLQYQPKVDARLGHIVGAEALLRLQVDGQDLFVPDQFIPVAEDTGLIVSIGTWVLREACLQARRWQREGRAIPVSVNVSPLQFQYAGFYERLDSILNETGLDPSLLELELTERTMMTGGDGTIRLLRRIRQRGVRLSLDDFGTGYSSLSYLKHFPVDALKIDRAFVRDITQDAETAAITSAIIAMARSLNKDVIAEGVETEVQSAFLREAGCSQMQGFLFGAPMPAESLEQRLAEQTA comes from the coding sequence ATGCCGAAGGTGACACACCCCATCGATGGCGATCTGCCGCCCCCGCTGCCGGGGCCGAGCCTGCTTGCGCACGTGTTGCAGAGCGTGCCCGCACTGATCTGCTATATCGATCGCGACGAACGCTTCGTGTTCGCCAACGAGGCACACCGCCGCTGGTTTGACATCGATCCACAGGAAATTACCGGTCGGCCGCTCAGCGAAGTCATGGATCCGGAAAGCTACCTGCGCATACGCGCGCCCTTGCTGCAGGCACTGGGCGGCCGCGACGCCAGCTATGAAGGCGAAATGTTCAGCGCGCCGCGCCGCCGCTACGTGCATGGCAGCTTTACACCCGACCTGGACGAATACGGCCGGCAACGCGGTGTACTGACCGTATTCACCGACATCACCGAACGCCACGCGCTGGAAGAGCAGTTGCGCGAAAGCGAACAACGCTTTTCGCAAGCCTTCCATCACGCGGCCGTCGGCATGGCATTGATCCTGCCTAGCGGGCGCTATCAGCAAGTGAACGCGGCCTTGTGCGACATGCTTGGCTACAGCGACTCAGAAATGCGCGCGCTGACCTGGCGTGACATCACCCATCCCGACGATCTGCCACTGAGTGAAGCGCTGGCCTCGCAGCTCAACATCGGCAAGCGTGACGCTTTTCAAACCGAAAAGCGCTACATCCACCGCGATGGGCACATCGTGCATGTGTTGCTGAGCGTGGCGCAAGTCCGCAGCGACACCGGTGCGATGAACTATGCCGTGAGCCAGGTGCAGGACATCACCAAGCGCAAACAATACGAAGAAGCGCTGTTCCGCGAACGCCAGCTGGCCGAAGTCACACTCAATTCGATCGGTGACGCCGTCATCACCACCGACATCTCGCTTAACATTACCTCGCTCAACCCGATTGCCGAGGCCATGACCGGCTGGTCCACCGCCGACGCCAAGGGCAGCCCCCTGGATGACGTGTTCCGCCTGCGTGACATCAACAATCGCCAGCCGCTGGACAACCCGCTGCGTCAGGCCATGCGACGCAACGCCATCGTCGACTTCAGCGGCCGCGCCATTCTCCTGCATCGCAATGGCTTCGAAACGCCCATCGAGAATTCCGCCGCGCTGATCCATGATCACGCCGGCAACGTGACCGGTGGCGTGCTGGTTTGCCACGACATCAGCGAGAACCGCACGCTGGCGCTGAAGATGATCCAGCTGGCGCAGCACGACACACTCACCGGCCTGCCCAACCGAAGCCTGCTTTACGCACGCATCGAACAGGCTACGGCGATGGCCACCCAGCGGCATCGCCAATGTGCGCTGCTTTATCTGGATCTGGATCATTTCCGTCGCATCAACGACACGCTCGGTCACGGCGTCGGCGATCAGGTGTTGCAAGCCGTCGCGCAGCAGATCCGTAGCACCCTGCGCGACAGCGAAGATATCGCCTTCCGCTATACCGGCGACGAATTCGTAGTGTTGTTGCCGCGCGTGGACGATGCCGACGAAGCCGCCGGTTATGCGCAACGCCTGCTCGATGCCTGCTCGCAAACGCATGTTCCGCACCTGCCGCCGCTCGATATCCGCGCGAGCATCGGCATCAGTCTGTTCCCACGCGACGCTACTGAGCCGGATACGCTGGTGCGCACCGCCGACGCGGCCATGTATGAAGTGAAAACCCAGGGCCGTCACGGCTACTGCTTCTACGCGCCGGAAATGAGCCAGCGCTCCGTCGCCAGCCAGCGCATCGAAAACGTGCTGCGCCACGCGCTTGTGCACGGCGAGCTGTCGCTGCAATACCAGCCCAAGGTCGATGCACGGCTTGGCCACATCGTCGGCGCGGAAGCTTTGTTGCGACTGCAAGTCGACGGCCAGGATCTGTTCGTGCCCGATCAATTCATTCCGGTCGCCGAAGACACCGGTCTGATCGTTTCCATCGGCACCTGGGTGCTGCGCGAAGCCTGCCTGCAGGCACGCCGCTGGCAACGCGAAGGACGGGCGATTCCGGTATCGGTCAACGTCTCGCCGCTGCAATTCCAGTACGCCGGCTTCTACGAACGCCTCGATAGCATTCTCAACGAAACCGGCCTCGATCCCAGCCTGCTGGAACTGGAACTCACCGAACGCACTATGATGACCGGCGGCGATGGCACCATCCGCCTGCTGCGGCGCATCCGCCAGCGCGGCGTGCGCTTGTCACTGGACGATTTCGGCACCGGCTACAGCAGCCTTTCCTATCTCAAGCACTTCCCGGTGGACGCACTGAAGATCGATCGCGCTTTCGTACGCGACATCACCCAGGATGCGGAAACCGCCGCGATCACCAGTGCCATCATCGCCATGGCACGCAGCCTCAACAAGGATGTGATCGCTGAAGGCGTGGAAACCGAAGTGCAGAGTGCGTTCCTGCGCGAAGCGGGTTGCTCGCAGATGCAGGGATTCCTGTTCGGCGCACCGATGCCCGCGGAGTCGCTGGAGCAGCGGCTGGCTGAGCAGACGGCCTGA